A window of Pirellula sp. SH-Sr6A contains these coding sequences:
- a CDS encoding HPF/RaiA family ribosome-associated protein, whose product MAISVHARGIRMTESLKSWVETKLESAVSRLGHRGQSVRVLLFDENGPNRGGEDKACRVVVRMARNETLVVEDKDVHIHALVDRVCDRIALAIDRRAERRRAHR is encoded by the coding sequence ATGGCTATCTCTGTGCATGCTCGCGGAATTCGGATGACGGAATCGCTCAAGAGTTGGGTTGAGACAAAGCTGGAAAGTGCTGTCTCGCGCCTGGGACATCGGGGGCAGAGTGTTCGCGTTCTTTTGTTCGACGAAAACGGCCCGAACCGAGGCGGAGAGGATAAGGCTTGTCGCGTCGTCGTTCGAATGGCACGCAACGAAACATTGGTGGTCGAAGACAAAGACGTTCACATTCACGCCTTAGTCGATCGCGTCTGCGATCGTATTGCGTTGGCGATCGATCGGCGTGCAGAACGGCGCAGAGCGCACAGGTAG